Genomic DNA from Catellatospora sp. TT07R-123:
GCCAATTCGACTTGATACTGGGGCAGGGAACGTGGCCCTCCTGCCACAGCTTGGGGCAGGCACCACCGCACACCGGCAGTACCGGACAGCTCGAACACTGCGGTCCGCCTTCATCGACGGACTGGTACCAATGGTCGAATTCCGCGCGGGGTCGGATCGCCCCCGGCGAGAGGCTGTCCAGCCGCGCGATTACCTTCGTGCTGCTCTCGCCGGGCACCAGCGGATGCTCCGAACAGCCGTACATGCGCCCTTCGGCATCGATCAGCTCGGCGTTGCGAGTGGTGGCCAGACACGTCCCGTGTCGAGGCTGCTGTGGCAACAGCTCGGTGTGCAGTCCGGAACGCGTGGCCTGGGCGAGCCACTCGGCTTCACGGTCGGCGTACGCGCGTTTGCCCAACTCCACCGCCGACACGTCGTTGCCCCAGGAGTGGACCGGGAACAGCTGGACGCGGAAGAGCCGGTCTGTGAATCCGGCAGCGGCGAGCTCGTCCAGGAGCTCGCTGACATGGTCCTGGTTGGCGTTGTCGATGTTGACGCGGATGTTCACGGTGAGATCGGGGAACGCGCCTGACTCTGCGGCCTCCCCGAGCACCGTCAGGATCCGGCGGAAGCTGCGGCCGCCGTTCTTGAGGAACCTCCGGGCATCATGCTGCTCCTGCGGGCCGTCGATCGTGACGTCCATGGAACGGAGCAGGCAGTCGTCGTACAGCCGGTGCATGGTGCGCATGGTGAGCAGGCTGCCGTTGGTGGCCATGTTGGCCCGGTACGCGGTGCCGTGCTCACGTGCCGAGGCGATGAACTTGGTGCTCAGCTCGCGGATGGTGCGCAGCGCGAGCAACGGTTCCCCGCCGAACCAGGTGACGAAGACCGACCTGACCTCCGGCTCGGCGATCGCAGCCAGCACCCGTTCGGCCACCAGGCCGAGGCGTGATTCCTTCGGCACGGGCTTGTAGTGCTCCTGCCCGCAGTAACTGCATCCCATGTTGCAGTTCGACGTGGGCATCAGGGTGAACCGGCGGTAGGCCCGATTGTCGGAGAACCGCTTGAACCGGGACACCACGGCGCCCCGTTCATCCTCGTCCGCAGGTACGACCGCCTTCGCGTCCACCAGCTCGGACAGGTCGGCTGAATCGATCTCCGAGATCTGCCCGGTCCGCAGCCGCCGCGCGACCGACGGGTCGACGAACAGCAGCTTCGCCGTTCTGGTCGCGTAAACGGGTGTGACGGTCGAACCGTCCGAGCGGCGATAGGCCGTGTCGCCGATCAGCAGGTACCTGCTGGCCACGGAGTCGATCGCTGCGGTCTCGCCTGCGCTGTCTCCGTGCCCGGTCGGGCCGGTCGCGGTGGTACCGGTGCCGTTCGGCATCAGTGTCTCCCGTCGGTGAGGGTGGTCATGACGCGGTCCAGCAGGATTCGTACCCGCTCGGGACCGACGGTGGTCGGGGCCTGCCCTGCGGTCGCCGAGTCCGGTCCGCCCAGACGGCGGACGATGTCGCAGGCCAGCGCTGGGTCTTCGCCGTCCAGTTCGAGAACGACCTGCTCGAACTCGGCTCGGGCCCGGCTGACATGGCCGGTCGCATGCAGCGTGTCGGCGATCGCGCAGCGGATGCGCAGCCGGGTCAGCCTGGACTGCAACGTTAGGCTTCCTGCCTGGGCCACGAAGCGCTGTGCGGTCTGGGCGTGTGCCTCGGCTGGGCCGCGCTCACCGGCCTGCGCCAGCTGGGATGCGAGATGGCAGAGTTGGATGGCGCGGGTCAGCCCGCTGCGTCGGCCTATCCCGCCGACGGCGGCGACGCCGTCGCGTTCGGCCCGCACAGCATCGACGAGGTATGGCGCCTCGTAGGCGTGCTGGGCTCCGCTGTGCGACGACAGCGGCCAATGGGCACGCAGGACAGCAGCCGCCTCAAGCAGGGCCGCGGCAGTCGATCTGCGATGCGTCACCTTGCAGGTGTCGGCGATGACGACGTCCCTGATGGTGTTGCGCAGCAGGTTCCAGTCGGGCACCACCGCCCAGTCGGGCGAGCTGATGTCCGCGTCTGGCAACGCTCCGCCCCGGGTGCGGGAGATCTCGGCCAGCTCTTGCAGCCCGCGCAGCCCGCGGTGATGATCACCCGCGTAGCCGTCGAGGCGCAGGAGGTTGATCTGAGGTTGTACGGCGAAGGCCACCGTTTCGGGCCAATCCGACCGTCCCCGGCGCCGCAGCGCGAACGCGAGTTCGGCGTGGCACACCGTACGGGCGTCGTCGGTCATGCCGGCGCGGAACAGCATCAGCGCGAACAGGTTCGCGGCTTCGAACACCTGCGCCGTGCAAGTGATCTCACTCAGCCGTCGTTCGACCTTGTCGCACAGTCGCGGCACCGTGGCGGTGACGCGTGACTCGTCGGAGAGGTAGCCGAGCCAGCGTGAGGTGGTCATCATCGCGGGCATCGTTCGGGGCGGGATCATCGACGCCATCGCTCAGCCCGCCTCCACGAATCCCGGCAGCTGCCCCGCCGCCGGACCGACCGCAGCCGCGCAGAGCAGTTCCGGTAGGAGCAGATCGTTGGCGGCCGTCGAGACCTCCTCGGCGGTCAGCTCGCTCAGAATCCGCGCGCGCTGCCGCCCGGCCGTGATGGGGAAGCCGCCCCGGGCCCAGCGTCCGTGCTGTGCGGTGACCTGGTTCGGAGTGTCCAGGCAGAGCAGCTGCGAGCGAAGCATCCAGTTGGTGGTGGCCCGGACCTCGTCCGGGCTCATGCCCCGCGCGCAGACGGCGTCGAGCTGGTGGCGGATCAACTGCCAGGCGTCCCGCGCCCGCGCGGCCTCGACCTGGGAACTCAGCGTGAACTGCACCGAGCTGCCCGCAGTGCTCAGCCGGGGCGCGAAGTTCAGATCTATGGAGTAGGTGAGTCCGGCCTCGTTGCGCAGGCTGGTGTGCAGCCGAGAACCCGACCAGCCCCCGAGCATCGTCGCGACGACCTCCGCCGCCACCGCCCGCCGCAGGTCGGTGACTGGCACGAGCCGTCCCAGCGCGATGGCCGCCTGCCTGGCGCCGGGGAACGGGCGGTTCGACCACTGCGGCGAGCTGAGCCCGAGGACCGGGCCTGCGGTGTGACCTGCGGTCTGCCAGCCTTCGAAGGCGCGGGCCAGAATGGCGGGTGCATCTGTCCGGTCCAGGTCGCCTGCGACGATCATACGAAGGTTCCTGCTGCTGAAGTACGCCGCATGCTGCGCGGCGAGCGATTCGGCGCCGTATACGCCGTCGCGATCGTCGCCGGGCAGCTCCGGCGTCGCGTAGCGGGATGCCAGCGCGTGGATCTGCTGTTCGACGGTGGCGACCGCGATGTGCCGCAGTGTTCTGCGGGCGGCGGAGTGCATCGCCCTCAGCCGGGCCCCGAAGATCGCCGAATCGTCGGCATCGAACCGTGGTGCGGTTAGCGCCTCCACGACGGTCGTAGCCGTCTGCGTCAGCAACTCCACCGGGGTCAGGAAGGACACGCTGGTGCTGTCACAGCCGCAGTCCGCGGCCACCATGGCGGACAGGCGGTCGAGTTCGGCGGCCATCGCTCCCGAGGTGAGGCGCCGCGAGGCGGTGATCGCCGTGCGCAGCATCATCTCCGTGAGCCCGGGGCGGTCGGCTGGGTCGTTGTCGGCGTACCCACCGGCGAAGAGCAGCCGGACCGCAGCGGTGTGCTTGCCGGGAAGGTGGAGCAGACTCATTTCGAGACCGCCCGTCGTCACGGACTCCTGCCAGGCCGGGTAAACCGCCTCGGCGCGGTATGCCCCGATCGACCGCATCACCTCTGCCACGGACCTGTACTTCGTCGTCGCCTCAGCGGTCGGCATGGCGATACCTCACCACCGCGCAGTCCCCGCCGAGGCGGAAGCACCCGAGCGCCTCGGTCAGGTCGGCCAGGGTGGTCCGCAACATCGCGTCGTACATGGTGTCGGGTGCCCACGGTCCGTCCTGGAAGAGAACCGCGAACGACAGGTCGTTCGCATGCCCGCCCACCCGATCCCGATTGCACAACCAAGCCGAGCGGTACAGGCCGAGCAAGCGCTCCAGCGCCTGCGGCCGCAGCCGGGTGAGGTCGATCGACGCCACGGCTTCGGCATAGGCGGACTCCAGGTCAGCCAGATCGGCACCAGGCAATGCGACCAGCTCCACGACGCAGAGTGCGGCGTGGCGGGCCTGGGACATGAAGCGGATGTTGACGTCGGAGACCAGCTTCCGGTCCCGTCCCAGCGCCCCGATCAGCAGTCCGTCATGACCGCCGGCGAGCAGTTGCGCAAGCAGTTTGGTCCGTTCGTGGCCCAGGGTGCCGGCCGGCGGGATGGACAGCCCGATGAACAGTCGCGGTCCCCACACGCCGCTGCGTTCGGCCCGGACGGGCGTGTCGCCGCCGGGCGACGGAGTCTCCTCGACGTGCTCCTGCCCGCACGGGTCGGGTCCGGGCGAGAAGCCGCTCAGATAGTGGTCCACCGCACCCAGGGCAGCCTCGGGGTCGACGCTGCCGACGATGGCGATCGCGGCGCGGGAAGGAACGTAGTGGGTCGTGAAGAACGCGACCACCGAGTCCCGGGAAGCGGCCCGCACATCGCCGAGCGGGGCCAGCGGCAGATGGGCGTATGGATGGGGAGCGGGATACAGCAGGCTCGCGACCAGTTCGTTGACGTCGCCGAAGGGCCGCCCCTCCTGCTCGAACCGCTCGTTGCTGACGACCTCGATCTCCCTGCCTACACCGGCGTCGTCGAGCGCGTCAGCGAGGTGCTTCAGCCGTTCGGCCTCCAATGCCAGCACGGCCGTGTAGTCCTCATGCCCGACCACGTGGTTGAAGTTCGTGGAGTCGGTGGACGTCGACGCGTTCACGTTTCCGCCGACAGTCTGGATGGCGGCCATGTGCGCACCGTTGGGAACCGAGCGGGTTCCGGAGAACATCAGGTGCTCGAACAGGTGCGCATACCCGTGCTGGCCGACCTGCTCGTGCCGGGAGCCAACCTCCAGGCGGAGGTTGAGGCCGACGAGCGGACTGGCCGCCACCGGGGCGATCACTACTCGAAGCCCGTTTACGAGGGTGTGTTGATGGACGGTACTCACGCTGGGGGGCATCGTGACTCCACGGTGGTCGGGTTCTGTGTCTGCCGGCCGCCCCGGCACCCTCGCGGGATGCCGGGGCGGCGGAGTATCGCTGCTCAGCAGCAGCAGGCCACGTTGAAGTTGGCGGCGTCGGCGTCGCCCTCCTCAACCTCGATGGAGTGACCCTCGAGGTCGGTCTCGTCGGCCTCGATCTCGGGCTTGGTCGTGTTCTTGTCGGACACTTCGGCTCCCTGTGCTCATGCCGCCGGACCGATTTCCGGCGGTGGGCATGACAGTAGGCAATCCACGCCGGATGTGAAGCGGTTCCGGTGTCACAGAAAAAGAGGACAGGCGCCCTCTGGAGTCGTCGGATAAAGTGCTCGCGAGATGCGCAGAAACTGCACTGTACGGTGCGATGGGATGCTCGAAGGAGTCACGGCCAATGACGGGGCAGACCGCTCGCTCGGTGATTCAATTCGCTCATATGAGCCCAGGCGAGACGGTGAGCACCGATCGTCTGGCCAGGCCAGGTTCAATATCGCGGCAGTGGGCATGGGGCGGTGGCACGGGCGAGGGCGTCCGTGTGTGCGTCATCGACAGCGGCCTCGATCCGACGTTGGACATCGGCCGTCGCGGTGGCTCTTTCACCGTTTCAAAGAGTGCCGTCGATGGCACCTTACGATACGATGTGGTGACCGACTCCCAAGGCGATGCGGCCGGTCATGGAACCGCCTGTGCCGCGATCATCAATCGCCTTGCCCCGGCGTGCGAAATAACCTCCATAAGGGTGCTAGGCCCGACTCTTGGCGGCGCCGGGGACATTCTCATCGCGGCGCTGCGCTGGGCGATCGCAGAAGGATTCGGCGTCATCAACCTGAGCCTGTCGACGCGGAACCCGGTTTACAAGCAGGAGATTCACGACCTCGTCGACCAGGCGTTCTTCCAGGACGTGGCGATCGTGGCCGCGGCCCACAACGCTCCTGTGGAGAGTTATCCCTGGCGTTTCTCGGCCGTGTTCTCCGCGGGATCGCACTCGGTCGAGGACCCGGAGCACATCGAGCTGAATCCAAGGCCGCCCGTCCAGTACTTCGCGGCCGGCGTCCGAGTGGCCGTGCCGCAGAACGGCCGCGTGGTCCGGGTCTCCGGCAACAGCTTCGCGGCTCCGCACCTGGCGGGTCTCATCGCACGGATCCGGTCGAAATATCCGCAGCTGGCTGTGCCCGAGATCAGGCATGTGCTCTCCGCGGTGGCCAGCAACCTAGTCGAAGGAGAACGCGAGTGACGCCGGCCAGCCGGAGCAGCCGCGCTCGTCCTGCCCAAGACCCGTCCATGGCGGGCCGGCAGCGAGCCGAGTTGTTGCGTTCCACAGTCAGATTTGCCCGGGTGCTGTTCTCCGCCCACTCGGCGTCGGTCTTCCTGCATCGTCCGGACTCCGAGACCCTGGTGCTGGAGGCGACCTCGGAGCAGTACGCGGACAGCATCCTCGGCATCGAGATGCCCTCCAGCCAGGGTATCGCCGGATGGGTGTTCCAGACCGGAGAGTCGATCATCGCGGATGAGCTGGACACCGCTCCGCAGTTCTCCCGAGACGTGGCGGAGAAGACCGGATACCTTCCGCGCTGCATCCTCGCCACGCCGCTGGAGACCGATGGAGTCGTCTTCGGGGTGGTCGAGGTCCTCGACCCGACCACCCCGATCGTCGACTCCATGCAGACCCTCGAACTGCTGCAGGAGCTTTCCCGGCAGTGCTGCAGCTCGCTGGCGGCGCTCAACGTCCTGAACGACGACATGGTGGGCAGCCGGTTCTCGCTGGAGCGGCTGCTGCAGCACGTGAAGTACCTCAGCAGCCTGGAAGACCCGGCGGCCCAGGACTTCCTGCGCGCGTTGGAGTCCGCGACCGACGCCTACGTCCGACGATGAGCGGACAGGACCGTGGGTCGCTGCATCTGCGTGGCGGCACTCTCGGAGCCGTGTCCGGTGCGATGCGCACGCCGCCGCCACGAGGGCTGGACCGTCTGTCAGTGTGGAACGTGTTCGCGGGCAGCGGCCAGCCGGGAACACCCGTCGGACCGCGCAGTCTGGGCGCGCGTGGACAGGCTCTGGACGACGACCTGCTGGCACGGACCGTCGCCGTCGCCGAAGGGCTGGAGCGGTACGCCAGCCGGGCGTTCGGACGCAACCACCATGATCACATCTGGGCGCTGGAACGGCACCTGCCGGGTGCGGTCATCGAGACCAAGAACCTGCCCCGGTGCTCGGACTCGGAGCTGGGCGCTTCTGCCCGGGCCGTCGTGCCGTACGACCCGGACCGCGAGATCCGCTGGGTGCGCGGCTTCGATGTGATCCAGCGTTGCGAGACCTGGGTGCCCGCCTGCATGGTGAACCGGGGACTGCCCGACCCGACCGACGCGGAGAGGTTCGCCGCCGGAGGTTCCACCGGCTTCGCGGTCCACACGGACTACCGCGAAGCCTGCATCGGCGCACTGAGCGAGGCCGCCGAACGTGATGTCGCGGCGCTGACCTGGCTGCAGCGGCTCAGCCTGCCGCCGCTGCGGGAACAGACCACCGAGCGACTCGCCTACCTGCTCGAATGGTCGGAGGACCACTTCATCTCGACCCGGCTGTTCGACGCGACCTCCGACGTCGGCGTGCCCACCGTGTACGCGCTGCAGTTCGCCGACCATGACCCCTGGTACGGGCAGCTCGTCGGCGCCGCGACCGGGCGGAGTCTGGCCGTCGCCGCGGAGAAGGCGGTGCTGGAACTGATCAGCTTCCGCAGCCATCCGGGAACCCCGGCGGCGGTGCCCCGCTCAGTCGAGGAGATCACCGGCGTTCTGGACGGGGCCAGATACATGGGCCAGGTTGAAAGGCGCCACGCGTTCGACTTCCTCGCGACGCCCGCCGCACCGCTCGCCGCCAGGCGCGTGGTGGCCCCGCTGCCACCAGAGCCGGAGGCCGCGTTGGCGGAGCTGGTGGCGCGGCTGGCCGAGGTCTGCGACCAGGCCGTCATCGTGAACATCACCACGCGAGAGCTGCGGGCGTGCGGCACGTCGGCGGTGGCCGTGGTGGTGCCCGAGTTGCAACCGCTGAGCCTGAATCCGTATGCGCAGTTCAAGGCGCATCCGCGCCTATACCGGGGACCGGCCGCGATGGGATACGAGAGTAGGCAGGAATGGGACCTCAATCCCTGGCCGCAACCATTCCCGTAACCCCTGACTCGCGCCGGCCCTTGGTCACCACCGTCGAGGGCACCTTCGCCGTCGCCGTCCGCGAGGCCCTCGATCGCCACGGCCTGGACCTCGCCGAGGGGGACGGAGCACAGCTCAGGGAGCTCGCCGCAGGTGGCCGCCTGGTCGTCGTACTGCAGAGCCGTCCCGGTCGACGCCGGTTCGACCAGGTCGACCAGCTCGCTTTCCGACACGGGTGGACATGGCTGCCCGTGGTCAACGACCACCGGGACATCAGAGTGGGACCGCTCGTGGTTCCCCGAGCCGGGCCCTGCCTTCTCTGCTACGAGAGCCGTCGCCGCCAGCATGAGCGCGCCGCACCGCTGGACGCGATGATCGAGAGCGCCTGGGACGACGGCGAGATGGCGGGCCCCGAGCTGTTCCTGCCGCACCACGTGACCTTCGCCGCCGCGCAGATCGCCGCCTTCGCCTCGACCGCGGCTCGCGGCGAGTACACGTTCCTGCGCAAGGACCTTCGCGAGCCGGATCGGTTCGGTCGGGGACTGGTCGAGGCCGTCCACGGCTGCGGGCGCTGCCATGACTGAGGGCGAGCCGTACCGGCTGCGGACCGGGGTGGTGGCGGGCTGGCTAGGTCCGTCGACCTGGGTGATCGTCCACGGAACACGCCGGATGCGGCTCGAGGTCGGCTCGGCGGCAGCGGCGCTGGGTCGGGGGCTGATGTCAGGGCCGGTCGACCGCCGATCCGTCCCCGAAGAGGCCCGGGGGCTGATCGGACGGCTGGCCGGACTGGGAGTGCTCGCGACCACCTCGGAACCGGTGTCGCCTGCGGCGGCCTATGCGGACGCGTTCGCGGGCACCGGTCCACCCGCGCGGCCGGGACGTCTCATCCTGCTCGTGAGCGACGATCGGCGAGCCGATCAATGCGTCGCGGACCTGTGCGCGGCGGGCCGGGAAGCGATCCGGCTGCCGTTCAGGGACAGCCGGCTCGCGGACCTTTCGGCTCTGCCGGCGGCCTCGTGTGGGCTGGTGGTCGTCGACGGTGCCGAAACCCCGCCGGGCGACCTGCTGGCAACGTCGTCGGGCGGCGCGCAGGTCACGCTGGTGCGGTTCGTACAAGCGGGCACCGTGCTGAAGATCGAGCTCGTGGACCGGGGCGGCACAGCACGTCCGGCGTCGCCACCCGATCCGGTGCCGGCCGAACAGATGCGGCCCGAGCTGGTAGCGACCGCGTACGCGATCCTCGCCGACTGGCTCGGCGAGCTGGCCGACCACCCCGACTTGGCCTGGCCAGCCGAAGGGCGGCACGTGGATTTGAGCAGCGGCAACACTCGTACCCGCGGGGAAGCACCCGGCGGATGGCCCCGGGATCGCGACACCCGCAACGCCACCTCGCCCAGATTTCCCAGGGCCGCCCTGGCCGAGTCCGCCCGCGGGACTCCGTTCGAGCAGATAGCCGCGTGTCTGGGCGAGGCGGTCGAGGTTGCGCTGCCGCCACAGCACGAGCTGTTCTTCGCCCTCTTCGCCCCCGTCGGCGGCCTGCCGGCCGGTTACTTCCGCTGGCACCCCGACTCGCGCACGCTGGTGCAGCTACGGCGGAGCGTGCCGCAGCGGCGGCGGTTGCTCGATGAGTTCGCGCCGGACGCCGTGGCGATGGTGGCACTGGTCGCCGACTGCGCTGCCGGGGTGTGCGGAGCAGGGCGCTGGGCCGTCGAGCTCGTGCCGACCCGACGCGGCGTGCGGGTGGAGTCCGTGCGGTGGCGCGCCCGACTGGACCGTGAGCTGGAGCTCCGCCCTGCCGAAGGCGAGCGGGTGGTCTTCGGCGTCACCCTGTCGCCGGGTAGCCCGCCGATAGCGCTTCTCCGGGAGGATCGATGAAGGCCGACAACGGGACACCGACCCGCGTGGATCGGGTGCCCTCGTGACCGAGACCTGGGCCCTGTTCGATCGCCTTGCCGACCGGTACGACCAGGCCGTCCCGTACTTCGCCACCTGTGCCCGGCAGCTGGTTGACATCGTCGACCCGACGCCGGGATCGCGGGTGCTCGACATCGGCACCGGTCGTGGGGCGATCGCGATCGCCGCCGCGAGCAGAGGCTGCGAGGTCACCGCGATCGACGGGTCCGCTCGCATGATCGAACTGCTCGCGGCCCGCCATCCAGGGCTGTCGGCGCGGGTGATGGACGCGATGGCGCTCGATCTTCCCGCTGGCAGCTTCGACCTGGCCTGCGCCGGATTCATGATCCATCTGGTGGCCGACCCGGCTCGGGTCCTCGCCGAGCTGCGCCGGGTGCTTCGGCCGGGAGGTGCCGTCGCCCTGACGCTGCCCGATCCCAGCCCCGATCCGACGGGCCGCTGGGCGGGCTGCCGTCGGCTGATGGCGACCTTCGCGGCACGGGCCGGTGGTCTGCGGCCGCCCGACACCCGTCTGGATGTGGCGGCCGCGCTCCGGCAGACGGGCTTCACCGACCTGCGCCGGCTGTCAATCAAGGTTCGGCTACAGATACCCGACCCGCAGACCTGCTGGCAGTTCGGCCTGTCGCACGGATTCGCCCGCCTGGTCGAGGCACTTTCCGCAGCCGACGCCGCAGAACTGGAACGTCTGGCACTGGCGGAGTTCGTACGTATGCACGCCGACGGCGGGATCGTCGTCGATCAGGCGGCTGCGGTGCACCTTGCCCGAGTTCCGGGCTAACCCAACCACGAAGGAGTTCACTGATGGCTCTTGTGCGTAACCTCTCCCATGTCGAGGCGATCGACCGAGCCCGCCTGATCACCGTGGCGGCCTACGACATCACGGTCGACCTCACCGATGGTCGCGGCGCACCCGCCGACGACACCTTCCGCACGATCACGGAGGTGGCCTTCACCTGCACCGAACCTGGCGCGGAGACGTTCGCCCAGGTGGCGGCGCGTGCTGTGCGCGCGGCTTCGCTGAACGGCCGTTCCCTGGACCTCTCCGGCTGGTCTGCGGACAAGGGACTGGCACTGTCGGATCTCGCGGCGGTGAACACGCTGATCGTCGACGCCGACTACGAGTTCTCCAGCACCGGCCAGGGACTGCACCGGCTGGTCGACCCGGTCGACGCCGAGGTCTACCTGTACAGCCAGTTTCAGGCCCAGGACGCCCAACGGGTGTACGCGTGCTTCGACCAGCCCGACCTCAAAGCCGTGTTCACCTGGCACGTGACGGCTCCCGCCCACTGGAGGGTGGTCTCCAACGCGGTCGTCGAGCGTGTCGAACGCGACCAGACCGCCCAGGTGGTGCACTTCGCCGAGTCGGTGCGGATGAGCACATACATCACCGCCCTATGCGCCGGACCCTTCTACGAGGTGCGCGAGATGCACGACGGCATCGACCTGGGCCTGCTCGCCCGTAGAAGTATGGGGCAGTACCTGGAGCCGGACGACCTCTTCGCCACCACCAGACAGGGCTTCGACTTCTACCACGCCCAGTTC
This window encodes:
- a CDS encoding pitrilysin family protein — its product is MSLLHLPGKHTAAVRLLFAGGYADNDPADRPGLTEMMLRTAITASRRLTSGAMAAELDRLSAMVAADCGCDSTSVSFLTPVELLTQTATTVVEALTAPRFDADDSAIFGARLRAMHSAARRTLRHIAVATVEQQIHALASRYATPELPGDDRDGVYGAESLAAQHAAYFSSRNLRMIVAGDLDRTDAPAILARAFEGWQTAGHTAGPVLGLSSPQWSNRPFPGARQAAIALGRLVPVTDLRRAVAAEVVATMLGGWSGSRLHTSLRNEAGLTYSIDLNFAPRLSTAGSSVQFTLSSQVEAARARDAWQLIRHQLDAVCARGMSPDEVRATTNWMLRSQLLCLDTPNQVTAQHGRWARGGFPITAGRQRARILSELTAEEVSTAANDLLLPELLCAAAVGPAAGQLPGFVEAG
- a CDS encoding pitrilysin family protein — protein: MSTVHQHTLVNGLRVVIAPVAASPLVGLNLRLEVGSRHEQVGQHGYAHLFEHLMFSGTRSVPNGAHMAAIQTVGGNVNASTSTDSTNFNHVVGHEDYTAVLALEAERLKHLADALDDAGVGREIEVVSNERFEQEGRPFGDVNELVASLLYPAPHPYAHLPLAPLGDVRAASRDSVVAFFTTHYVPSRAAIAIVGSVDPEAALGAVDHYLSGFSPGPDPCGQEHVEETPSPGGDTPVRAERSGVWGPRLFIGLSIPPAGTLGHERTKLLAQLLAGGHDGLLIGALGRDRKLVSDVNIRFMSQARHAALCVVELVALPGADLADLESAYAEAVASIDLTRLRPQALERLLGLYRSAWLCNRDRVGGHANDLSFAVLFQDGPWAPDTMYDAMLRTTLADLTEALGCFRLGGDCAVVRYRHADR
- a CDS encoding S8 family serine peptidase, encoding MTGQTARSVIQFAHMSPGETVSTDRLARPGSISRQWAWGGGTGEGVRVCVIDSGLDPTLDIGRRGGSFTVSKSAVDGTLRYDVVTDSQGDAAGHGTACAAIINRLAPACEITSIRVLGPTLGGAGDILIAALRWAIAEGFGVINLSLSTRNPVYKQEIHDLVDQAFFQDVAIVAAAHNAPVESYPWRFSAVFSAGSHSVEDPEHIELNPRPPVQYFAAGVRVAVPQNGRVVRVSGNSFAAPHLAGLIARIRSKYPQLAVPEIRHVLSAVASNLVEGERE
- a CDS encoding GAF domain-containing protein; its protein translation is MAGRQRAELLRSTVRFARVLFSAHSASVFLHRPDSETLVLEATSEQYADSILGIEMPSSQGIAGWVFQTGESIIADELDTAPQFSRDVAEKTGYLPRCILATPLETDGVVFGVVEVLDPTTPIVDSMQTLELLQELSRQCCSSLAALNVLNDDMVGSRFSLERLLQHVKYLSSLEDPAAQDFLRALESATDAYVRR
- a CDS encoding class I SAM-dependent methyltransferase codes for the protein MTETWALFDRLADRYDQAVPYFATCARQLVDIVDPTPGSRVLDIGTGRGAIAIAAASRGCEVTAIDGSARMIELLAARHPGLSARVMDAMALDLPAGSFDLACAGFMIHLVADPARVLAELRRVLRPGGAVALTLPDPSPDPTGRWAGCRRLMATFAARAGGLRPPDTRLDVAAALRQTGFTDLRRLSIKVRLQIPDPQTCWQFGLSHGFARLVEALSAADAAELERLALAEFVRMHADGGIVVDQAAAVHLARVPG
- a CDS encoding YcaO-like family protein, with protein sequence MWNVFAGSGQPGTPVGPRSLGARGQALDDDLLARTVAVAEGLERYASRAFGRNHHDHIWALERHLPGAVIETKNLPRCSDSELGASARAVVPYDPDREIRWVRGFDVIQRCETWVPACMVNRGLPDPTDAERFAAGGSTGFAVHTDYREACIGALSEAAERDVAALTWLQRLSLPPLREQTTERLAYLLEWSEDHFISTRLFDATSDVGVPTVYALQFADHDPWYGQLVGAATGRSLAVAAEKAVLELISFRSHPGTPAAVPRSVEEITGVLDGARYMGQVERRHAFDFLATPAAPLAARRVVAPLPPEPEAALAELVARLAEVCDQAVIVNITTRELRACGTSAVAVVVPELQPLSLNPYAQFKAHPRLYRGPAAMGYESRQEWDLNPWPQPFP
- a CDS encoding radical SAM/SPASM domain-containing protein encodes the protein MPNGTGTTATGPTGHGDSAGETAAIDSVASRYLLIGDTAYRRSDGSTVTPVYATRTAKLLFVDPSVARRLRTGQISEIDSADLSELVDAKAVVPADEDERGAVVSRFKRFSDNRAYRRFTLMPTSNCNMGCSYCGQEHYKPVPKESRLGLVAERVLAAIAEPEVRSVFVTWFGGEPLLALRTIRELSTKFIASAREHGTAYRANMATNGSLLTMRTMHRLYDDCLLRSMDVTIDGPQEQHDARRFLKNGGRSFRRILTVLGEAAESGAFPDLTVNIRVNIDNANQDHVSELLDELAAAGFTDRLFRVQLFPVHSWGNDVSAVELGKRAYADREAEWLAQATRSGLHTELLPQQPRHGTCLATTRNAELIDAEGRMYGCSEHPLVPGESSTKVIARLDSLSPGAIRPRAEFDHWYQSVDEGGPQCSSCPVLPVCGGACPKLWQEGHVPCPSIKSNWRQRLDLAAIAHGLVPEGALR